A genome region from Crossiella equi includes the following:
- a CDS encoding SDR family NAD(P)-dependent oxidoreductase: MSPIALVTGGGSGIGAACARRLAADGHLVWVADLDAAAAVLVAKEITESGGRAEGRELDVASPDSVAAVVEDCLALHRRLDVTVNCAGVLGPLAPLADCPEDGFEQVMRVNVFGAFHVLRHSLRAMAETGGVIVTIASVAATNAPHSMGAYAATKSAVRSLTRSAAQEYAHAGVRVVSVSPGPVRTPMTAALPQDQLAASTPLGTMADPADIAAAVSFLVSSEAWYITGSDHPVDGGMLSRGEVVNSSRV; encoded by the coding sequence ATGAGCCCGATCGCACTGGTCACCGGCGGAGGTTCCGGCATCGGAGCCGCCTGCGCCCGGAGGCTGGCTGCCGACGGCCACCTGGTGTGGGTCGCCGACCTCGACGCGGCCGCGGCCGTGCTGGTGGCCAAGGAGATCACCGAGTCGGGCGGCCGGGCGGAGGGCCGTGAGCTGGACGTGGCCAGCCCGGACTCGGTGGCGGCCGTGGTCGAGGACTGCCTCGCGTTGCACCGCCGCCTGGACGTGACCGTCAACTGCGCGGGTGTGCTCGGCCCGCTGGCCCCGCTCGCCGACTGCCCCGAGGACGGGTTCGAGCAGGTGATGCGGGTCAACGTCTTCGGCGCCTTCCACGTGCTGCGGCACAGCCTGCGCGCGATGGCCGAGACGGGCGGGGTCATCGTGACCATCGCCTCGGTGGCGGCGACCAACGCCCCGCACTCGATGGGTGCCTACGCGGCCACCAAGAGCGCGGTGCGCAGCCTGACCAGGTCCGCCGCGCAGGAGTACGCCCACGCGGGGGTGCGGGTCGTCTCGGTCTCACCCGGCCCGGTGCGCACCCCGATGACGGCCGCGCTGCCGCAGGACCAGCTGGCCGCGTCGACCCCGCTCGGCACGATGGCCGACCCCGCCGACATCGCGGCCGCGGTGTCCTTCCTGGTCTCGTCGGAGGCCTGGTACATCACCGGCAGCGACCACCCGGTCGACGGCGGCATGCTCAGCCGGGGGGAAGTGGTGAACTCGTCGCGGGTGTAG
- a CDS encoding ALF repeat-containing protein encodes MLRRGAGRVRAAVTALTVVALVATTGGQAAAQATPGGTGTTDRQKAFGLMRAGGPAVAGAAEVALLGSEADLRAFLATGFAAAAETDDRATAEKLLGDSGPASRDAINRALAGSITDVREFLATGWKQPWQDDLRIAITRLLSAATGPVVRAEANSAMGGSTEQQLAFLRTGWQEAQDTDDRIAVQRLVNTGGPQVKWAGNLALSGPIEAVREFLRNGYAVAVQRDEEVAAVSQLATLAKDAQARSAERTEAAKEASAQAVAAAAAAKEEARRAAEETELAKNSSVRAAAAANRAADAATRAARAAQTAINAASAAISAARQAASAASQAAWAASRASDAAAKARNAAAAAATDRGKADAARDAARLARDAAVGANDAATAVQKAADAAREVANAAQAALSASSNADAAGSSADEAGYWAGQAGASAQRAKNAAAAAKRNAQEATRAANAAKALANEAASQAQLAKAAATDAATHANNAADAALKAAEHAGEAEHAAARSQEAADEAKKAADAAEKAQEQAKNVTAIARKADEERLRTQQSQGMREAATALAQENEAKEQRRWEAGKAAELDAEAQRLLAEARKPDAPLATVVANGRKAAARLYRTGGPNVLTAASAALSGDENATAAFVRQDLAAAVERDDRDGVRIIGGAALAPAQREAARTAMAGSHEQVKEFLRTRAYEGKDDDDRVSVQRLLSTGGPATRAAANRALSGTIEDVRAFLATGVNEAAEQDDRVAVQRLVATGLPELKAAGNAALSGPWSQVQEFLRFGQFAAKQRDAEAEMHEAQIAGYLAEIGEATAKARQNAQLAAEVAATARGAAEEARAAADAAKVSADKARGYANDAARYAEDADLSASAAITSSRRAESASRTAWQHARAAERSAAQASHSAASAAASAADARASAAKARAEADAAQQSAVDAALAGFEAQNAADTKVIQEATKESVAQAKGSVQQIRDQVAKALEQSGLPDDVRRKLQDFLSVAEQLLAKMDQMAGASLQWVQDHAGELLSLLVHVIQTGAGLGLVVAGGYAITGGIATCAATVGSGAAVGAVGGSVVPGAGTAVGGAVGGVAGLLTCVFVGGGQIVAGIGSIIGGLEMAMDGLQKAADDVTQLNKPKPQSNYGGKSAADHARNGGVDIGRTPSGSKSMPIREVKDKKQLDEIFEGLTKGGTDISKPTYPGKMVKLEDGTIVGYRTKTSSRPGQEDPTIDISTPNKEKLKIHINPDGW; translated from the coding sequence ATGCTCAGACGGGGGGCGGGGCGCGTGCGCGCGGCCGTCACCGCGTTGACGGTGGTGGCCCTGGTCGCCACCACCGGCGGTCAGGCAGCCGCCCAGGCGACACCCGGCGGGACGGGGACCACGGACCGGCAGAAGGCCTTCGGGCTGATGCGGGCGGGCGGACCGGCCGTGGCCGGTGCCGCCGAGGTCGCGCTGCTGGGGTCCGAGGCGGACCTGCGCGCGTTCCTGGCGACCGGGTTCGCCGCCGCGGCGGAGACCGACGACCGGGCCACCGCGGAGAAGCTGCTGGGCGACAGCGGTCCGGCCAGCCGGGACGCGATCAACCGGGCGCTTGCCGGGTCCATCACCGACGTCCGCGAGTTCCTGGCCACCGGCTGGAAGCAGCCCTGGCAGGACGACCTGCGCATCGCCATCACCCGCCTGCTCTCCGCGGCCACCGGTCCGGTGGTGCGCGCCGAGGCGAACTCGGCGATGGGCGGCAGCACCGAGCAGCAGCTCGCCTTCCTGCGCACCGGGTGGCAGGAGGCGCAGGACACCGACGACCGCATCGCCGTGCAGCGCCTGGTGAACACCGGTGGCCCGCAGGTGAAGTGGGCGGGCAACCTCGCCCTGTCCGGCCCGATCGAGGCGGTGCGCGAGTTCCTGCGCAACGGCTACGCGGTGGCCGTGCAGCGCGATGAGGAGGTCGCGGCCGTCTCGCAGCTGGCCACGCTGGCCAAGGACGCGCAGGCCCGATCCGCCGAGCGCACCGAGGCCGCCAAGGAGGCCTCCGCGCAGGCGGTGGCCGCCGCGGCCGCGGCCAAGGAGGAGGCACGGCGCGCGGCCGAGGAGACCGAGCTCGCCAAGAACTCCTCGGTGCGCGCGGCGGCCGCGGCCAACCGGGCGGCCGACGCGGCCACCCGTGCCGCCAGGGCCGCGCAGACCGCGATCAACGCGGCCTCGGCGGCGATCTCCGCGGCCCGGCAGGCGGCCAGCGCGGCCAGCCAGGCGGCGTGGGCGGCCTCGCGGGCCAGTGACGCCGCGGCCAAGGCACGCAACGCCGCCGCGGCCGCCGCCACCGACCGCGGCAAGGCTGACGCCGCCCGGGACGCCGCCCGCCTCGCGCGGGACGCGGCCGTGGGCGCCAACGACGCGGCGACCGCCGTGCAGAAGGCCGCCGACGCCGCCCGCGAGGTGGCCAACGCGGCCCAGGCGGCGCTGTCCGCCTCGTCCAACGCCGACGCCGCGGGCAGCTCCGCGGACGAGGCCGGGTACTGGGCGGGCCAGGCCGGGGCGAGCGCGCAGCGGGCCAAGAACGCCGCCGCGGCCGCCAAGCGCAACGCGCAGGAGGCCACCCGCGCGGCCAACGCAGCCAAGGCACTGGCCAACGAGGCCGCGAGCCAGGCGCAGCTCGCCAAGGCCGCGGCCACCGACGCCGCCACCCACGCCAACAACGCCGCCGACGCCGCGCTGAAGGCCGCCGAGCACGCGGGTGAGGCCGAGCACGCCGCCGCGCGGTCGCAGGAGGCCGCGGACGAGGCGAAGAAGGCCGCCGACGCCGCGGAGAAGGCGCAGGAGCAGGCCAAGAACGTCACCGCGATCGCACGCAAGGCCGACGAGGAGCGCCTGCGGACCCAGCAGAGCCAGGGCATGCGGGAGGCCGCGACCGCCCTGGCGCAGGAGAACGAGGCGAAGGAGCAGCGGCGCTGGGAGGCGGGCAAGGCCGCCGAGCTGGACGCCGAGGCGCAGCGCCTGCTGGCCGAGGCCCGCAAGCCGGACGCGCCCCTGGCCACCGTGGTGGCCAACGGCCGCAAGGCCGCCGCGCGCCTGTACCGCACCGGTGGCCCGAACGTGCTCACCGCGGCCAGCGCGGCGCTCTCCGGTGACGAGAACGCCACCGCCGCGTTCGTGCGCCAGGACCTGGCCGCCGCGGTGGAGCGGGACGACCGCGACGGCGTCCGCATCATCGGCGGCGCGGCCCTGGCCCCCGCCCAGCGCGAGGCCGCCCGGACCGCGATGGCGGGCAGCCACGAGCAGGTCAAGGAGTTCCTGCGCACCCGCGCCTACGAGGGCAAGGACGACGACGACCGCGTCTCGGTGCAGCGCCTGCTGAGCACGGGCGGCCCGGCCACCAGGGCCGCGGCGAACCGGGCGCTGTCCGGCACGATCGAGGACGTCCGCGCGTTCCTGGCCACCGGGGTGAACGAGGCCGCCGAGCAGGACGACCGCGTGGCCGTGCAGCGGCTGGTCGCCACCGGCCTGCCGGAGCTGAAGGCCGCGGGCAACGCCGCGCTGTCCGGGCCGTGGTCGCAGGTGCAGGAGTTCCTGCGCTTCGGCCAGTTCGCGGCCAAGCAGCGCGACGCCGAGGCCGAGATGCACGAGGCGCAGATCGCGGGCTACCTCGCCGAGATCGGTGAGGCCACCGCGAAGGCGCGGCAGAACGCCCAGCTGGCCGCCGAGGTCGCCGCCACCGCGCGCGGCGCCGCCGAGGAGGCCAGGGCGGCGGCCGACGCGGCCAAGGTCTCGGCCGACAAGGCCCGGGGCTACGCCAACGACGCGGCCCGCTACGCCGAGGACGCCGACCTCAGTGCCTCCGCCGCGATCACCTCCTCGCGCCGTGCGGAGAGCGCGTCCCGGACCGCGTGGCAGCACGCCCGGGCGGCCGAGCGCTCGGCGGCGCAGGCCAGCCACTCCGCCGCGTCGGCGGCGGCCTCGGCGGCGGACGCGCGCGCGTCGGCGGCCAAGGCCCGTGCCGAGGCCGACGCCGCCCAGCAGTCCGCGGTCGACGCCGCGCTGGCCGGGTTCGAGGCGCAGAACGCCGCGGACACCAAGGTGATCCAGGAGGCCACCAAGGAGTCGGTGGCCCAGGCCAAGGGCTCGGTGCAGCAGATCCGCGACCAGGTCGCCAAGGCGCTGGAGCAGAGCGGCCTGCCGGATGACGTCCGCAGGAAGCTGCAGGACTTCCTCTCCGTCGCCGAGCAGCTGCTGGCCAAGATGGACCAGATGGCGGGCGCCTCGCTCCAGTGGGTGCAGGACCACGCGGGCGAGCTGCTCTCGCTGCTGGTGCACGTGATCCAGACCGGCGCCGGGCTCGGCCTGGTGGTCGCCGGTGGCTACGCGATCACCGGCGGTATCGCCACCTGTGCCGCCACGGTCGGCAGCGGCGCGGCGGTCGGCGCGGTGGGCGGTTCGGTGGTCCCGGGTGCCGGTACCGCCGTCGGCGGCGCGGTCGGCGGGGTCGCGGGTCTGCTGACCTGCGTGTTCGTCGGCGGCGGGCAGATCGTCGCGGGGATCGGCAGCATCATCGGCGGCCTGGAGATGGCCATGGACGGCCTGCAGAAGGCCGCCGACGACGTCACCCAGCTGAACAAGCCGAAGCCGCAGTCCAACTACGGCGGCAAGTCGGCGGCCGACCACGCCCGCAACGGCGGGGTGGACATCGGCCGGACGCCCTCGGGCTCCAAGTCGATGCCCATCCGCGAGGTCAAGGACAAGAAGCAGCTCGACGAGATCTTCGAGGGCCTGACCAAGGGCGGCACCGACATCTCCAAGCCGACCTATCCGGGCAAGATGGTAAAATTGGAAGACGGAACCATCGTCGGTTACCGCACGAAAACCTCGTCCCGCCCGGGGCAGGAGGATCCGACCATTGACATCAGCACTCCGAACAAGGAAAAGCTGAAGATCCACATCAATCCGGACGGGTGGTAG
- a CDS encoding MBL fold metallo-hydrolase, with protein MPIRLGPHVEQLAPETGRAYPGGGPLVVTGADTRLVIDSTLTTELPGHDGFLISHHHEDHVAGIAASGKPAAVHPADLASVSDWSAFTTACGYPDPRWVTLMNEDFQWAAIENVRPLDLDTVHDLGGGVTVRAIHLPGHTPGHCGFLIEPDGVFYLGDIDLTRFGPYYGDAHADLTGTRQSLDAVESIPAAVRATYHQKGPFQTDADFLTALRDYREILDRRHHQVAEAYAQDPSVTAERLVGQGIVYRPGRSPSWGPDAERRMIQRHLDELRG; from the coding sequence GTGCCGATCCGGCTGGGACCGCACGTCGAGCAGCTCGCCCCGGAGACCGGCCGGGCCTACCCCGGCGGCGGGCCGCTGGTGGTCACGGGGGCGGACACCCGCCTGGTGATCGACTCGACGCTGACCACCGAGCTGCCCGGGCACGACGGGTTCCTGATCAGCCACCACCACGAGGACCACGTGGCCGGGATCGCCGCCTCCGGCAAGCCCGCCGCGGTGCACCCGGCGGACCTGGCCTCGGTCTCGGACTGGTCGGCCTTCACCACGGCCTGCGGCTACCCGGACCCGCGCTGGGTGACGCTGATGAACGAGGACTTCCAGTGGGCCGCGATCGAGAACGTGCGCCCGCTGGACCTGGACACCGTGCACGACCTGGGCGGCGGCGTCACCGTGCGCGCCATCCACCTGCCGGGCCACACCCCGGGCCACTGCGGCTTCCTCATCGAACCGGACGGCGTGTTCTACCTCGGCGACATCGACCTGACCCGCTTCGGCCCCTACTACGGCGACGCGCACGCCGACCTGACCGGCACCCGCCAGTCGCTGGACGCCGTCGAGTCGATCCCGGCCGCCGTGCGCGCCACCTACCACCAGAAGGGCCCGTTCCAGACCGACGCCGACTTCCTGACCGCGCTGCGCGACTACCGCGAGATCCTGGACCGCCGCCACCACCAGGTTGCCGAGGCCTACGCCCAGGACCCCTCGGTGACGGCGGAGCGGCTGGTCGGGCAGGGCATCGTGTACCGGCCCGGCCGCTCGCCGTCCTGGGGCCCGGACGCCGAGCGGCGGATGATCCAGCGGCACCTGGACGAGCTGCGGGGTTGA
- a CDS encoding helix-turn-helix domain-containing protein: MPGDEGAVGPSEDLAAGIGAVIREARKRAGLTATELASATGLSQAFLSHLETGRSAPSIATLYRLAEALDLPPQDLLPRPPARDLVITRRGQGPRLPGAERVTAGGGFTPLAGGRGGLLTAHEVTAAPEAPAGDWFEHPGEDLVVVLEGTLEIQFRDWETERLHGGDSAWFRGAQPHRWLFPSGSATRLLLVTAHGGAEHGEGRP; the protein is encoded by the coding sequence ATGCCGGGCGACGAGGGTGCGGTGGGCCCGAGCGAGGACCTGGCCGCGGGCATCGGGGCGGTGATCCGCGAGGCGCGGAAGCGGGCCGGGCTCACGGCCACCGAGCTGGCCTCGGCCACCGGTCTGTCGCAGGCGTTCCTGAGCCACCTCGAAACCGGTCGGTCGGCGCCCAGCATCGCCACGCTCTACCGGCTCGCCGAGGCCCTGGACCTCCCGCCGCAGGACCTCCTGCCGCGCCCGCCCGCCCGCGACCTGGTGATCACCCGGCGCGGGCAGGGGCCCCGGTTGCCGGGGGCGGAACGGGTCACCGCGGGTGGCGGGTTCACCCCGCTCGCGGGCGGCCGGGGCGGGCTGCTCACGGCGCACGAGGTCACCGCCGCGCCGGAGGCCCCCGCCGGGGACTGGTTCGAGCACCCGGGGGAGGACCTGGTGGTCGTGCTCGAGGGCACGCTGGAGATCCAGTTCCGCGACTGGGAGACCGAGCGGCTGCACGGCGGTGACTCGGCCTGGTTCCGGGGTGCGCAACCGCACCGGTGGCTGTTCCCCTCCGGCTCGGCGACCCGGCTGCTGCTGGTGACCGCGCACGGCGGGGCGGAACACGGGGAGGGCCGGCCGTGA
- a CDS encoding ArsI/CadI family heavy metal resistance metalloenzyme — MSRVQLALRVADLDASIAFYTKLFGVEPAKLRPGYANFAITEPPLKLVLLAGEPGQDTALDHLGVEVESTEQVTEATDRLAALGLFTDVENDTTCCYAVQDKVWVHGPGKEPWEVYVVKGDSAEFGAGPELTDPACCA, encoded by the coding sequence GTGTCCCGTGTACAGCTGGCCCTGCGAGTGGCCGACCTGGACGCCTCGATCGCCTTCTACACCAAGCTGTTCGGCGTCGAACCGGCCAAGCTCCGCCCCGGCTACGCCAACTTCGCCATCACCGAGCCCCCGCTCAAGCTGGTGCTCCTGGCGGGCGAGCCTGGTCAGGACACCGCGCTGGACCACCTCGGCGTGGAGGTCGAGAGCACCGAACAGGTCACCGAGGCGACCGACCGGCTGGCCGCCCTGGGCTTGTTCACCGACGTGGAGAACGACACCACCTGCTGCTACGCGGTGCAGGACAAGGTGTGGGTGCACGGTCCCGGCAAGGAGCCGTGGGAGGTGTACGTGGTCAAGGGCGACTCGGCCGAGTTCGGCGCCGGGCCGGAGCTGACCGACCCGGCCTGCTGCGCCTGA
- a CDS encoding SGNH/GDSL hydrolase family protein has product MSVPQVELLGAVPSRGGATRVMPFGDSITGEPGCWRAMLWKMLRDNGYRDIDFVGTRPARRECAGNHDGDNEGHGGFQANRVAREKLLTGWLAVSRPDVVLMHFGTNDVWHSVPTATILDAFDTLLRQMRVSNPDMTVVVAQIIPMGTGCCPDGVLALNQALPAWVAARTTQRSPVLLVDQWTGFDPAADTHDGVHPNAFGDGKIAARWYPVLASVLSKR; this is encoded by the coding sequence ATGTCCGTGCCCCAGGTCGAGCTGCTCGGGGCCGTGCCGTCCCGTGGCGGGGCCACCCGGGTGATGCCGTTCGGGGACTCGATCACCGGGGAGCCCGGGTGTTGGCGGGCCATGTTGTGGAAAATGCTGCGGGACAACGGGTATCGGGACATCGACTTCGTCGGGACGCGGCCCGCCCGGCGGGAGTGCGCCGGGAACCACGACGGGGACAACGAGGGGCACGGCGGGTTCCAGGCCAACCGGGTGGCGCGGGAGAAGCTGCTCACCGGGTGGCTGGCCGTCTCCCGGCCCGATGTCGTGCTCATGCACTTCGGGACCAACGACGTCTGGCACTCGGTGCCCACCGCCACGATCCTGGACGCCTTCGACACGCTGTTGCGGCAGATGCGCGTCAGCAACCCGGACATGACCGTGGTGGTCGCGCAGATCATCCCCATGGGCACCGGCTGCTGCCCCGACGGCGTGCTCGCCCTCAACCAGGCCCTGCCCGCCTGGGTCGCCGCGCGGACCACGCAGCGCTCGCCCGTGCTGCTCGTGGACCAGTGGACCGGGTTCGACCCCGCCGCCGACACGCACGACGGGGTGCACCCCAACGCGTTCGGGGACGGGAAGATCGCCGCCCGCTGGTACCCGGTGCTGGCCTCCGTGCTTTCCAAGCGCTGA
- a CDS encoding nucleoside hydrolase translates to MLDVDTGIDDAMAILFAMKHPAVTVKAITCVAGNVSLDKVVANTLKLLDLADAPDIPVAAGADRPLISPARDASAIHGEDGIGGLALPASARGPVPGHAVELMRDLLLAAERPTTLVALAPMTNLALLLRTYPRVADKIDRIVFMGGSASVGNATAVAEFNVWHDPEAADIVLNSGIPLTMYGLDVFNTVAVTRPRIAELLASGNAVAQGLGVFLGHQVSAESEELGQDFGLIGDAGALCCLVAPELITFGRFPVEVDLAPGKGRGQTQVDRRPRHSLGPGVASGPLVDVALGADVPAVIELFLGTVLAQVPAGGR, encoded by the coding sequence ATGCTCGACGTCGACACGGGGATCGACGACGCGATGGCGATCCTGTTCGCGATGAAGCACCCCGCGGTCACCGTCAAGGCGATCACGTGCGTGGCGGGCAACGTCTCGCTGGACAAGGTCGTGGCCAACACGCTGAAACTGCTCGACCTCGCCGACGCCCCGGACATCCCGGTGGCGGCGGGCGCGGACCGGCCGCTGATCTCACCCGCGCGCGACGCCTCGGCGATCCACGGCGAGGACGGCATCGGCGGCCTGGCACTGCCCGCGAGCGCCCGGGGACCGGTGCCCGGGCACGCCGTGGAGCTCATGCGCGACCTGCTGCTCGCCGCGGAACGGCCCACGACCCTCGTCGCCCTGGCGCCGATGACCAACCTCGCGCTGCTGCTCCGCACCTACCCGCGGGTGGCGGACAAGATCGACCGGATCGTCTTCATGGGCGGCTCGGCCTCGGTGGGCAACGCGACCGCGGTGGCGGAGTTCAACGTGTGGCACGACCCGGAGGCCGCCGACATCGTGCTGAACAGCGGGATCCCGCTGACCATGTACGGCCTGGACGTCTTCAACACCGTCGCGGTGACCCGGCCGAGGATCGCCGAGCTGCTGGCCTCGGGCAACGCCGTCGCCCAAGGCCTCGGTGTCTTCCTGGGCCACCAGGTCTCCGCCGAGAGCGAGGAGCTGGGCCAGGACTTCGGGCTCATCGGCGACGCCGGTGCGCTGTGCTGTCTGGTCGCCCCCGAGCTGATCACGTTCGGGCGTTTCCCGGTCGAGGTCGACCTGGCGCCGGGCAAGGGCCGTGGCCAGACCCAGGTGGACCGTCGGCCGCGGCACAGCCTGGGGCCCGGGGTGGCGTCGGGGCCCCTGGTGGACGTGGCTTTGGGCGCGGACGTGCCCGCGGTGATCGAGCTGTTCCTGGGCACGGTGCTCGCGCAGGTCCCGGCGGGCGGGCGGTAG
- the arsB gene encoding ACR3 family arsenite efflux transporter translates to MTAVVARLSTLDRLLPVWIVAAMLAGLAAGRLVPGLGEAVNAVQVDGISLPIALGLLVMMYPVLAKVRYDRLGTVTGDRRLMLLSLVLNWVLGPALMFALAWLLLPDLPEYRTGLVIVGLARCIAMVIIWNDLACGDREAAAVLVALNSVFQVLAFAALGWFYLDLLPGWLGLPQADLAISAWAIARSVLIFLGIPLVAGYLTRRLGERAKGREWYETRFLPRIGPAALYGLLFTIVVLFALQGERITGSPGDVARIALPLLVYFAVMWAGSFLLGRAAGLPYERTTTLAFTAAGNNFELAIAVAIATFGAASGQALAGVVGPLIEVPVLVALVYAALWARRFFPDRTT, encoded by the coding sequence ATGACCGCCGTCGTGGCGAGGCTGTCCACCCTGGACCGCCTCCTGCCCGTGTGGATCGTCGCCGCGATGCTGGCCGGGCTCGCCGCCGGACGGCTGGTGCCGGGCCTGGGCGAGGCGGTGAACGCGGTCCAGGTGGACGGCATCTCGCTGCCCATCGCGCTCGGGCTGCTGGTCATGATGTACCCGGTGCTGGCCAAGGTCCGCTACGACCGGCTGGGCACCGTGACCGGCGACCGCAGGCTCATGCTGCTCTCGCTGGTGCTGAACTGGGTGCTCGGCCCGGCGCTGATGTTCGCCCTGGCCTGGCTGCTGCTGCCGGACCTGCCCGAGTACCGCACCGGCCTGGTGATCGTGGGACTGGCCCGGTGCATCGCCATGGTGATCATCTGGAACGACCTCGCCTGCGGGGACCGCGAGGCCGCCGCCGTGCTGGTCGCGCTCAACTCGGTGTTCCAGGTCCTCGCCTTCGCCGCGCTCGGCTGGTTCTACCTTGACCTGCTGCCCGGCTGGCTCGGGCTGCCACAGGCGGACCTGGCCATCTCCGCCTGGGCCATCGCCCGGTCGGTGCTCATCTTCCTCGGCATCCCGCTGGTCGCCGGGTACCTGACGCGGCGGCTCGGCGAGCGGGCCAAGGGGCGGGAGTGGTACGAGACGCGGTTCCTGCCCCGGATCGGCCCGGCCGCCCTCTACGGCCTGCTGTTCACCATCGTGGTGCTCTTCGCGCTACAGGGTGAGCGGATCACCGGCAGCCCCGGCGATGTCGCGAGGATCGCCCTGCCGCTGCTCGTCTACTTCGCGGTGATGTGGGCCGGGTCGTTCCTGCTCGGCCGCGCGGCGGGTCTGCCGTACGAACGCACGACCACGCTCGCCTTCACCGCCGCGGGCAACAACTTCGAGCTGGCCATCGCGGTGGCCATCGCGACCTTCGGGGCCGCCAGCGGGCAGGCCCTGGCCGGGGTGGTCGGGCCGCTGATCGAGGTGCCCGTGCTGGTGGCCCTGGTGTACGCGGCGCTGTGGGCGCGCCGGTTCTTCCCCGACCGCACGACCTAG
- a CDS encoding nucleotide triphosphate diphosphatase NUDT15 — protein MIGVGVVVERDGRLLLGHRVKAGESPTWSLAGGKVDPGESFEQAAVRELREETGLVAQEAEVFALGLTPLPGRSPVWTVGAVVRDVVGDPEVLATHEFASLAWFRPDELPEPLFGPSRFVLDLHRGGPSTAAITTYGLHLPAQH, from the coding sequence GTGATCGGTGTGGGTGTGGTCGTCGAACGGGACGGCAGGCTGTTGCTGGGCCACCGGGTCAAGGCGGGTGAGTCCCCGACCTGGTCGCTCGCGGGCGGGAAGGTCGACCCCGGGGAGTCCTTCGAGCAGGCGGCGGTCCGCGAGCTGCGGGAGGAGACCGGTCTGGTCGCCCAGGAGGCCGAGGTCTTCGCGCTCGGCCTGACCCCGCTGCCCGGACGGAGTCCGGTGTGGACGGTCGGCGCGGTCGTGCGCGACGTGGTCGGCGACCCCGAGGTGCTGGCCACCCACGAGTTCGCGTCCCTGGCGTGGTTCCGGCCGGACGAGCTGCCGGAGCCGCTGTTCGGGCCGTCCCGGTTCGTCCTGGACCTGCACCGCGGCGGGCCCAGCACGGCCGCGATCACGACCTACGGGCTGCACCTGCCCGCCCAGCACTGA
- a CDS encoding ArsR/SmtB family transcription factor — translation MSKQLPLVATEPLCCSPLMRQPLGEDQATELARVFKALGDPVRLRLLSLIASHAGGEACVCDLTDAFELSGPTISHHLKVLREAGVIEGERRGTWVYYRVLPTALHTLSEVLKSPEQGA, via the coding sequence ATGTCGAAACAGCTCCCGCTGGTCGCGACCGAGCCGCTGTGCTGCTCGCCGCTGATGCGCCAGCCCCTCGGTGAGGACCAGGCGACCGAGCTCGCCCGGGTGTTCAAGGCGCTGGGGGACCCGGTGCGGCTGCGGCTGCTGTCGTTGATCGCCTCGCACGCCGGGGGCGAGGCGTGCGTGTGCGACCTGACGGATGCCTTCGAGCTGTCCGGGCCGACGATCTCCCACCATCTCAAGGTGTTGCGCGAGGCCGGGGTGATCGAGGGGGAGCGGCGGGGCACCTGGGTGTACTACCGCGTGCTGCCCACCGCGCTGCACACGCTGTCCGAGGTGCTGAAGTCGCCGGAGCAGGGCGCATGA
- a CDS encoding arsenate reductase ArsC, with protein sequence MSPLPEVLFVCVHNAGRSQMAAALLDHHAAGRVVVRSAGSAPAETVNPAVVAAMAELGLDLSKEFPKPLTDDAVRAADVVVGMGCGDACPVYPGKRYLDWTLPDPAGRGVADVRPIRDEIDRRVRALLAELLSPSA encoded by the coding sequence GTGTCCCCTCTGCCTGAGGTGCTGTTCGTCTGCGTGCACAACGCCGGTCGCTCGCAGATGGCGGCCGCCCTGCTGGACCACCACGCCGCCGGGCGGGTGGTCGTCCGCTCCGCCGGGTCCGCGCCCGCCGAGACGGTCAACCCCGCCGTGGTCGCCGCCATGGCCGAGCTCGGCCTGGATCTGTCGAAGGAGTTCCCCAAGCCGTTGACCGACGACGCGGTGCGGGCGGCGGACGTCGTGGTCGGCATGGGGTGTGGCGACGCCTGTCCGGTCTATCCGGGCAAGCGGTACCTGGACTGGACGCTGCCCGATCCGGCGGGCCGGGGGGTGGCGGACGTGCGGCCCATCCGGGACGAGATCGACCGGCGGGTACGCGCCCTGCTGGCCGAGCTGCTCTCGCCTTCGGCATAG